From a single Anaerolineales bacterium genomic region:
- a CDS encoding FAD-dependent oxidoreductase produces the protein MANVHQFDVVVVGAGGAGLMAGLYASRTAKTAVISKLYPTRSHTGAAQGGISAALGNYEEDRPEWHMYDTVKGSDYLGDQDAIEFMCNEAIDAVLELEHMGLPFDRTPEGKISQRPFGGHTNNETGKPVRRAAHAADRTGHMILQTLYQQCLKNKVNFFDEYQVLDFIMVNGKAAGVVAVELATGELHTIHAKAVVFATGGHGRIFDVTSNAYAYTGDGAAILLRHGIPLEDMEFFQFHPTGIYKLGILITEGVRGEGGILLNGDGERFMPKYAPTVKDLASRDVVSRAIYTEIKEGRGINGSNYVYLDIRPESVNKFAAMDGRTNPDGTPYTITADTVLKKIPDIVDFCRVYLGVDPVTQVMPIQPTAHYTMGGIPTNKYGEVVIDDKNTILPGLYAAGECACVSVHGANRLGTNSLLDLVVFGKHAGLKAAEYAQTADFETLPGDAEAGARSAFEALRNGSGKENAFDISNEMKKIMFADVGIYRNEKDMQAALEKVRELKERYKQVGVTDTGKIFNTELLNAWELGNLLEIAEVVAVSALNRKESRGGHSREDYPDRDDANWLKHTLITKKDEKLDISYKPVVITKHQPKARVY, from the coding sequence ATGGCAAACGTTCATCAATTTGATGTGGTGGTGGTAGGGGCGGGCGGCGCAGGTCTGATGGCTGGCTTGTACGCATCACGCACCGCAAAGACCGCCGTCATCAGCAAGTTATATCCCACACGCTCGCATACCGGCGCGGCGCAGGGCGGTATCTCCGCGGCGCTGGGCAACTACGAAGAAGACCGACCCGAATGGCACATGTACGATACCGTCAAAGGGTCCGATTATCTTGGCGACCAGGACGCCATCGAGTTCATGTGCAATGAAGCCATCGATGCCGTGCTCGAACTCGAACACATGGGGTTGCCGTTCGACCGCACGCCCGAAGGCAAGATCTCCCAGCGTCCGTTCGGCGGACATACCAACAACGAAACCGGCAAACCTGTCCGCCGCGCAGCACACGCCGCCGACCGCACGGGTCACATGATCCTGCAAACCCTGTATCAGCAGTGCTTGAAGAACAAGGTCAATTTCTTTGATGAATATCAAGTGCTGGATTTCATCATGGTCAATGGAAAAGCCGCAGGCGTGGTGGCTGTGGAACTGGCGACGGGCGAACTGCACACCATCCATGCCAAGGCGGTCGTCTTTGCCACGGGCGGACATGGACGCATCTTTGATGTGACATCCAACGCTTATGCCTACACGGGCGACGGCGCGGCGATCCTGTTGCGTCACGGCATTCCGCTCGAAGATATGGAGTTCTTCCAGTTCCATCCGACGGGAATTTATAAACTCGGCATTCTCATCACCGAAGGCGTGCGCGGCGAAGGCGGGATTCTGCTCAATGGGGATGGTGAACGCTTCATGCCTAAGTATGCGCCGACCGTAAAAGACCTCGCCTCGCGTGATGTGGTCTCCCGCGCAATCTACACTGAAATTAAAGAAGGGCGCGGCATCAACGGCTCGAACTATGTCTATCTCGATATCCGCCCGGAAAGCGTGAACAAATTCGCTGCCATGGATGGACGCACCAACCCCGACGGCACTCCCTACACCATCACTGCGGATACCGTCCTGAAGAAAATTCCTGATATTGTGGATTTCTGCCGCGTCTACCTCGGCGTGGATCCGGTCACACAAGTGATGCCGATCCAGCCGACAGCGCATTACACGATGGGCGGCATCCCGACCAATAAATACGGTGAAGTGGTCATTGACGATAAAAATACCATCCTGCCCGGCTTGTACGCGGCGGGCGAGTGTGCGTGTGTATCTGTCCATGGCGCGAACCGTTTGGGGACAAACTCGTTGCTCGACCTTGTTGTCTTCGGCAAACATGCGGGGCTCAAAGCGGCGGAATACGCGCAGACAGCCGACTTTGAGACTCTGCCCGGGGACGCAGAAGCAGGCGCGAGGTCCGCGTTTGAAGCGTTGAGAAATGGATCGGGCAAGGAGAACGCATTCGACATTTCCAATGAGATGAAGAAGATCATGTTCGCGGATGTCGGCATCTATCGCAACGAAAAAGACATGCAAGCCGCGTTGGAGAAGGTGCGCGAGTTGAAGGAGCGTTACAAGCAGGTCGGCGTGACCGACACGGGAAAAATTTTCAATACCGAGTTGTTGAACGCCTGGGAACTTGGCAACCTGCTTGAAATTGCGGAAGTGGTGGCAGTGAGCGCGTTGAACCGCAAGGAAAGCCGCGGCGGACATTCGCGCGAGGATTATCCCGACCGTGACGATGCGAACTGGTTGAAGCACACGCTGATCACCAAGAAGGACGAAAAGCTTGATATCAGCTATAAGCCGGTTGTGATCACCAAACACCAGCCGAAGGCAAGAGTTTATTAG
- a CDS encoding succinate dehydrogenase iron-sulfur subunit, which produces MEVTIKIFRYNPEKDQRGNYVTYKVEADPNDRVLDVLEYIKGKEDGTLSFRRSCAHGVCGSDAMRINGRNMLACKVLIRDVGENITVEPLLGLKIAKDLIVDMEPFFDNYKKVLPYFINDSPLPEGGRERLQSPEDRARFDESTKCILCAACTTSCPSYWANGEYYGPAAIVTAHRFIFDSRDEAAGERLQILAETDGVARCHTAYSCTEACPREIKITRAIGEVKMAMITGKLD; this is translated from the coding sequence ATGGAAGTTACCATCAAAATTTTCCGTTACAACCCCGAGAAGGACCAGCGTGGCAATTATGTGACCTACAAGGTGGAAGCCGATCCGAATGACCGCGTGCTGGATGTGCTCGAGTACATCAAGGGCAAGGAAGACGGCACACTCTCGTTTCGCCGTTCGTGCGCGCACGGCGTGTGCGGTTCGGATGCGATGCGCATCAACGGGCGCAATATGCTGGCGTGCAAGGTGTTGATCCGTGACGTGGGCGAAAATATCACCGTCGAGCCGCTGCTTGGTTTGAAGATCGCCAAGGATTTGATCGTGGATATGGAGCCATTCTTCGATAATTACAAGAAGGTGCTGCCCTATTTCATCAACGACAGTCCGCTGCCCGAGGGCGGACGCGAACGTCTGCAAAGTCCCGAAGACCGCGCGCGCTTCGACGAATCGACCAAATGTATTTTGTGCGCCGCATGTACCACATCCTGCCCATCTTATTGGGCGAACGGTGAGTATTATGGTCCCGCCGCGATCGTGACCGCGCACCGCTTCATCTTCGACAGCCGCGACGAAGCCGCCGGCGAACGCCTGCAGATCCTTGCAGAGACGGACGGCGTGGCGCGCTGTCATACCGCGTATTCCTGCACCGAAGCCTGTCCGCGCGAGATCAAGATCACGCGCGCCATTGGCGAGGTGAAGATGGCGATGATCACCGGGAAGTTGGATTGA